One Brassica napus cultivar Da-Ae chromosome A1, Da-Ae, whole genome shotgun sequence genomic region harbors:
- the LOC106358808 gene encoding uncharacterized mitochondrial protein AtMg00810-like: MSDSAPMPTPLPIQLDKVPGGDKIFSDPTYFRSLAGKLQYLTLTKPDIQFAVNYVCQKMHSPTVTDFSNLKRILRYLKGTCRLGLNINAKTRFLLYGFSDSDWAGCKETRRSTGGLCTFLGSNIISWSAKRHPTVTVVDRSGVSNTVYHCN, encoded by the coding sequence ATGTCTGATAGTGCTCCTATGCCAACACCGCTGCCAATTCAGCTCGATAAAGTCCCTGGAGGAGATAAGATCTTCTCAGACCCGACCTACTTCCGCAGTCTAGCAGGCAAGCTCCAGTACCTGACCTTAACAAAACCAGACATCCAGTTTGCGGTCAATTACGTATGCCAGAAGATGCACTCTCCTACTGTCACCGATTTCTCCAATCTGAAGAGAATCCTTCGGTACTTAAAAGGAACATGCCGTCTTGGCTTGAACATCAACGCTAAGACAAGATTCCTTTTGTATGGCTTCAGTGACAGCGATTGGGCCGGCTGTAAAGAAACACGCCGCTCCACTGGTGGTCTCTGCACCTTCCTCGGTTCAAACATCATCTCTTGGTCTGCAAAACGGCATCCAACCGTCACGGTCGTCGACAGAAGCGGAGTTTCAAACACTGTCTATCACTGCAACTGA